The following nucleotide sequence is from Diospyros lotus cultivar Yz01 chromosome 3, ASM1463336v1, whole genome shotgun sequence.
cagtAGTTCATTGGGAGCAAATTTGTTAGCTTTAACCTGTTTGCTATCTGGGAAAGTTTCCACTGTAAAAGATTCAACAGCTGCAATTTGAAGTTTCATTCCGATCAGTAGGTGAACCTTAAGTGACCAACAATGTCTGGAACGGGCCATGGCTTTCATTACATTAGTAACCCAACAATACACTTACAATGCCTcttcttttgtaatttttccaATTGAGGTATTCACATTACCTCAGCTTCACAGCACTTCCTCTAGTATCTGTTCGTGTCCAGTGTATAGGAAACGGTTACAGAATGTAGTACAAGGAAGAGGAAATTCCTCCTAAAGAGGCAgccatatttttaatttcaagtttCCTTTTCATCACAACtctgaagaagaaagaaaataatctaCAAGTCTCTTTCTTAACCAAAACggggaagaaggaaaagaaaatattcaaacaagAAACAAACATTTGTCCTTGCTACCAAATCTATCATTCCTCACTGTGTCGACTAATTAGAACAGCAACCCCTCTTTGTACTCCCCGTTGAATCACTGACATTGATGGTCATACCCTGACCGGGAAGTGCAGTGGTCGCAGCTGCTTCCTGGGCTGCTAATGCTTTCTTGCTTATGATGTGGTATATCTCTGTCAAAATGGTTTGGAATGCCTTGTCAACGTTGAATGCTTCCAGTGCTGATGTCTCAAGAAATGAAAGTCCTTCCTTCTCAGCCAAGGCCTGACCATCCGGCTCCAAAACAGCTCTGAGATGGTTTAAGTCGGACTTGTTTCCAACCATCATGACAACAATGTTGGAATCTGCATGGTCCCTCAGTTCTCGGAGCCACCTCTGGACATTGTCAAAGGTTTTCCTCTTAGTGATGTCATATACAAGGAGGGCACCTACTGCTCCCCGATAGTAAGCGCTGGTAATAGCTCGATACCTTTCCTGCCCTGCAGTATCCCATATCTGTGCCTTGACTGTCTTCCCCTCTACCTATAACAAAAATTATGGTAGAAAATGCTTTAGAATTGGCATAGTTTTTTtcctaaatgaagatataacaaaaaacagaaatacatggaagtttagaattcatgtagccaaccccacataatgggataatagctggatatgttgttgttgtatccTAACTTTAGACTgctaatgagagagagagatatctTAATTCCACATGTGAAATCAAATAAATGCTGCACGTAATGTGGTATACACAATTTGCAAATGTACATTGAAACATACATACAAAATAGACAGCCTTAATTACTCTAGACCATATACCATATAATTAGCAGGCAATCAATTAAACCAGTAAATTGTTGATTAACATTTGTACTTGGGATGgcacataaaaaattatctactTATACGCACAGCATAAACAGGTAATAAGGTCGTGTTAGAGGGCATTGGTACAACTTAAACAACACAGTTATCAGATTTCTAACTGACCACAGAACAATTCCCAGTATCAATCGTTGAAAGTTCCATACATGCAATATTACTAGATATGTCCATTAATAAATATGCAATACTTTCATGGAAGAATGTGATCGTACCCTAAACCCTGTAATTGAAGTATTACACAATCAATTTAAGAATGGCAAGTGTAATGAACAAGGCACAGAAGCCAAACTGTTACTGGGTCATATGTGCTCCTCCAAATGCCATGGTGCAACTGATCATCCACCGAAACTCAAGTAAAAGAAACATTAAGAGTCACCTTCATGTGGTTACAATATATCGactcttaatcccactaggtatTGGCTATGTGAATTCTAACTCATTAATTATCTAATATCTATGGTCATATCTACAAAGCCTTTACAATGCATATCATGCAAAAGAGTTTGGCACCAactcttgatttttctttgccTCTGTCCTTAAAAGgttcttccattccatccattctCCTTGTAAGACCATCTATCAGTCTTCTCTTAACATTATCGGACCATCTTCATCATGTCTCATGCATATTACCTTTAATATGAGCCATGCTCAttttatgaaatataatttcatttataattctATCTTTTCTTGCAAGGTCGTATACTAAACCCATTCAACcctcatttttgaaaatgttggtgctttattttcaaatattttgcaTCATACAACAAAGTTGATCGTATAGTCCCtgataaaattttcctttagCCAAACTCATTTTCATGCGGTTAAGTAAATATACTCCATTTCGCTAAAGTAAAATATACTTAATGCGATTAAAACCACTGATTTGGTATTGATAGATATCATCGTGATGCTTTTCAACTGAAATCCCTAATAGCCTAATTCCAAAGCTTCCATTCAATTCTATGGTGCCAATAAAACTCATAGAGCATTCATCAAAGCTGTACCTCACCCGTCCAAAGCTTCTACCACTGTGCTTAGCTAATATAGTTTCAATACTAAATTTCACACTTGAAGAAGCCAGTAAGATGTAAGTCTATATACATGAAAACTGCCAAGGTGCAAAAACAGATGGATAGTAGGAAGACGAAGTATTTCTTGACAAATAAGAGGAAAACCTGAGAACTCTTAACACCAACCAgtttttaaaaactcaaaaataccATGCAGATTTGTGGAAATCCTAAACCCAAATCAGGATTAAACAGATCAATTCCGAATCAGTTAACGGTCGAAACAGTCAAAGAACAACACAAGGTGAGAAAATCACGGAGAAGAGAAACCTCACCTGAAGAGTTCTGGTAGCGAACTCGACTCCAATGGTGGATTTGGACTCCAAGCAGAACTCGTTCCTGGTAAACCTCGAGAGAATGTTGGATTTCCCGACCCCAGAGTCGCCGATCAGCACGATCTTGAACAGATAGTCGTACTCATGATCCACTTTATGCGCCATCGCCCCTCAACTTCTCTCCCTCCACTCCCTGAAATCCGATCCCCACCACCCAATACCACATAGATCTTATCAAACCAAATCAAGCACAACAATCACAGAttcacacacacagacacacaacTTACCGTGGTAGCGATCTCGACGAGGTCACAGCGaggcgggagagagagaggaatctGCGACGGTGTTGCAAAGTGTTCGTTGAATTGCCGAAGCGAAAtgagagaggcagagagagagagagaagaaagtaaGAAACAGAAGACGCCGGGGGAAAGGAAAGGTACTCGGGCTTTGAAACGGCCTGTTTGTCTATTTGCTGATGTCAGTTATATATCGGAAAGTTTCGGGgaataaatatatcaaatatatatatttttttattccttaGGGGAATACGGGTGTATTGTATTCGGGGACGAAGATGGAAACGACGTCGTTCGGCGTCGGAAGTTGACAAATTTGCAGAGTAGGATATGGGTTGGCACTGACAATGGCAGAGGCAGTCCGGTGCCAGTGAGTTTGGGAATTTTAGTGGTCTCCATGTCCTTCCTGTAATGGCCGGTGGTCCAACTGTTATATATTGGTTGGTACACGTTGAGCTTCTCGGAGGTCGTTATTTTTTTCcatccataaaaaaaattcttaaattacttaattttaaaatgggcattaaataatttaatccaACATGTgtgataatttataattataaatcaCTCTCTCTTTATATGTGATCTCATTACTAAGTGCCCGGATTTAGAAAAATTTccatctcaattattaaaaatccaCTGTAATTCTTCACTATTAAGTTAGCCTTTAAAAGTCTTCTTGTGATGATTCTAAGGGGGGACTAATCAGAGTAAACTAAACAAGATGATGGGAGGGGCACTTTATACGGCTGGCTTACCTCTCAATCTCGAGCCAAGATTAGTAGTGTGTGGTCATGATGCCAAACGCACTAATTGTTTGACATAAAAGCAATTGAATTTCTCGTAAATGTAGCTACTGGTTGGGCCATAAAGATGAGTTTTTTTACAGGATCAGACATATTGACAGACATACTTATAGAATAGagattaaaagactaaaatgtcaTCActcatattatattaaaaaaagtgCAATATAATATGGACGAGGGCATTTTAATCCTTTAACCCCCAATTTGTAAGCTTATTTATCAATTTGTCTGACTCTTAagaattttttcacaaaaactaCATGCCCACCACTCTATTTGCAAACAAATTTCGATATTTCTAACAAGATGCCAATTTCTTCAATTATGTTATGATGCAGCAATTGAATTGTGTATTCTTATACTTGTATAAGCTATACTATTACTAGTGGTAGTTACATTGAGCCACCCAACTCTAGTCGAACCCATTCCAGCCAAATAAATCCAACCCTAGCTCATCTCCATCCCCTGTTTCTATTCCTTTTCCAACCATCATTGGCATGACACGTTGTGATGGAGACCAAATTGGGTCTGGAATGGTCATTTTGGGCATACTTTGGATGATTTACGGTCAAGGTGGTGATggatttttgtaaaattaactTTGGTGTTGTTGATCAAAGGTGAAGGAGACCAAGATACTTGTTGCTACTCAAACTTGCAACTTGCTAAGCAGACTAATTGGTAGAATGAAACATCTTGAGATTATCGTTTTTGTACGATCTTTCATCATTCATGCTTTCGATTTTAGTGAATGAGCTAATTAAATCGTGGGTAAAGACTTTGTCTCATTGTACAAGCAATGAATCAAATTCACGACCTATTAATACGAATTCTAACTTAGAAATGAGACATCTTGAATTATACAATAATCGTTAAAGTTTCTTTAAATGTTACCT
It contains:
- the LOC127797938 gene encoding ras-related protein Rab11C-like; translated protein: MAHKVDHEYDYLFKIVLIGDSGVGKSNILSRFTRNEFCLESKSTIGVEFATRTLQVEGKTVKAQIWDTAGQERYRAITSAYYRGAVGALLVYDITKRKTFDNVQRWLRELRDHADSNIVVMMVGNKSDLNHLRAVLEPDGQALAEKEGLSFLETSALEAFNVDKAFQTILTEIYHIISKKALAAQEAAATTALPGQGMTINVSDSTGSTKRGCCSN